In Paramisgurnus dabryanus chromosome 7, PD_genome_1.1, whole genome shotgun sequence, the following are encoded in one genomic region:
- the LOC135746210 gene encoding protein SPO16 homolog has protein sequence MARDISNSWKTTVIISTSPQCDEPSQILLAHKHIIRRSDSILPSSFVFPMSGTAFLLVTPDEFPANSDNAELFERIEKFTQVHRNSFLLLQAPVYEKREWEILLSVQNRFLGCNLRVLPVHSTTDVVKGMLVIAKATSKPHVENLRDQMVLACDHIIDHSPVWKMLENLQLC, from the exons ATGGCACGAGATATCAGCAACTCTTGGAAAACTACTGTTATAATCAGCACATCACCTCAG TGCGATGAGCCCTCGCAGATTCTGTTGGCACATAAGCACATAATTCGTCGCTCGGACAGCATTCTGCCCTCTTCTTTTGTATTTCCCATGTCAG GCACAGCATTTTTGCTTGTCACACCTGACGAGTTTCCTGCAAATTCTGATAATGCGGAGCTGTTTGAGAGAATTGAAAAGTTTACACAGGTTCACAGAAATAGTTTTCTGCTGCTGCAAGCCCCAGTCTACGAGAAAAGGGAGTGGGAGATTTTGTTATCGGTGCAGAACAG ATTTCTTGGATGTAACCTTAGAGTCTTACCTGTGCATAGTACTACTGATGTAGTAAAGGGAATGCTGGTCATTGCTAAA GCTACAAGTAAACCCCATGTGGAGAATTTGAGAGATCAGATGGTTTTGGCTTGTGATCACATAATTGATCATAGTCCTGTTTGGAAAATGCTTGAAAACCTGCAGCTGTGTTAA
- the glmnb gene encoding glomulin, FKBP associated protein b: MASSLLPSLVKDVLKKNGSSAHSQAILNELVLLCNVEELLDILLPQVDDIDPDAIADTITVLMPLIQSVLLRMESKASGLALALDSLQKQISKLPVPYSHKQEQEDEHGLCRCCSAALTFVQPFVQEAKNQDLNLDLPTNQDSKLRATLLKLYVFTILFSCMANLREPLLQAQLDREVNTVENSTLWKFATEIMAILAMIQEPLPKLLFYRPFTEKEDGITLERSGCQQKESKACIAYLLFVQLIAVEVFPAVYSPVFILQCNMEYISLLLSRKDESWILKGLDLNVKSLEGLTDSSLPVELLQLKCFHEVPQSLVKIMTDCPIQHLKIKSLLVFQLFIEKLDGEAKHKFFRRVMKTSHHAGVESIIIKNIKKHMELLRKTGNKDGWFEGTRFISLLKDAIALPQGHETDLLHEMDRVMESLNILRYLLLLERKSCTGIWTDLCDTADSYTKLLRVCLKMSKSYYGTELKNLRENKRIKAKEFKEAFGNRKVQSMIVNTEKLGSMPRDAQDKVLQCALVTYDLMESLVVHIEEIIEGNQE; this comes from the exons ATGGCCAGCAGCCTATTGCCTTCACTGGTAAAGGATGTGCTGAAAAAAAATGGCAGTTCTGCTCATTCTCAGGCTATCCTCAATGAACTTGTGCTG CTCTGCAATGTTGAAGAACTTCTCGACATTTTACTCCCGCAAGTGGATGACATTGATCCAGATGCTATTGCAGACACAATCACTGTTCTCATGCCTCTCATTCAGTCAG TGCTGTTAAGAATGGAGTCAAAGGCATCTGGACTGGCTTTGGCCCTGGATTCTCTGCAGAAACAGATTTCAAAGCTGCCTGTACCATACTCACACAAACAGGAACAGGAAGATGAGCATGGGCTCTGCCGATGCTGCAGTGCAGCACTGACCTTTGTACAACCCTTCGTGCAGGAAGCCAAGAATCAAGACTTAAACTTAGACTTGCCCACCAACCAAGACTCAAAACTAAGAGCTACTCTTCTAAAGTTGTATG TTTTTACCATATTGTTTAGCTGCATGGCGAATCTAAGGGAACCTCTTCTTCAAGCCCAGCTGGACAGGGAGGTGAATACTGTGGAAAATTCGACGCTGTGGAAGTTTGCCACAGAAATAATG GCAATCCTTGCGATGATCCAAGAGCCCCTACCAAAACTCTTATTCTACCGGCCATTCACAGAGAAGGAAGATGGTATTACACTGGAAAGGAGCGGTTGTCAACAGAAGGAATCAAAAGCATGTATTGCTTACTTGCTATTTGTCCAGCTTATTGCTGTGGAAGTGTTTCCTGCAGTGTATAG CCCTGTTTTCATCCTTCAATGTAATATGGAATACATCAGTCTTCTGTTAAGTAG GAAGGATGAATCATGGATTTTGAAAGGCTTG GACTTGAATGTAAAAAGTTTGGAGGGATTAACAGACAGTAGCCTCCCAGTGGAGCTCTTACAACTTAAATGTTTTCATGAGGTTCCACAG AGCTTGGTTAAAATCATGACTGACTGTCCTATCCAGCACCTA AAAATAAAGAGCCTCCTAGTGTTCCAGCTCTTCATCGAGAAACTTGATGGTGAAGCCAAGCACAAGTTTTTCAG ACGCGTCATGAAAACTAGTCATCATGCAGGAGTAGAAAGTATCATCATCAAAAACATCAAGAAACACATGGAGCTGTTAAGAAAG ACAGGTAACAAGGACGGCTGGTTTGAGGGGACACGGTTCATCTCGCTGCTGAAAGATGCTATCGCTCTCCCACAGGGCCATGAAACTGACTTGCTACATGAAATGGACAG ggttaTGGAGTCACtgaatattttaagatatttgttACTACTGGAAAGAAAGAGTTGT ACTGGAATATGGACAGACTTGTGCGACACCGCAGACAGTTATACAAAGTTACTACGAGTGTGTCTTAAAATGTCAAAATCATACTATGGAACAGAGTTAAAAAATTTAAGAGAAAATAAGAGAATAAAGGCCAAAG AATTTAAAGAGGCCTTTGGGAACCGAAAAGTCCAGAGCATGATTGTAAATACTGAGAAGCTTGGCAGCATGCCACGTGATGCACAAGATAAg GTTTTACAGTGCGCCCTGGTCACATATGACTTAATGGAGAGCCTTGTGGTCCATATAGAGGAGATCATAGAGGGGAATCAAGAATGA
- the gfi1ab gene encoding growth factor independent 1A transcription repressor b — protein MPRSFLVKSKKAHSYHHPRSLEDDYNRLDTILTQICTESKTSDELECCMDTLTSDTTGGCSPDSHLDPADLSSKSPLSSGESGCDRSSDYEDFWRPPSPSASPESEKSFSPSVEETQPFAVPFRPYAWNSYSGCEIRQLVKHTLNHHNSLDLERPTPPTYYNERVVEPSLFTDRGTVTGVYNSYGSNATLFERSTGSLYDDSSVLGKGAEIKATSDVMCSRLLLNGAYKCIKCSKVFSTPHGLEVHVRRSHSGTRPFACDICGKTFGHAVSLEQHRAVHSQERSFDCKICGKSFKRSSTLSTHLLIHSDTRPYPCQYCGKRFHQKSDMKKHTFIHTGEKPHKCQVCGKAFSQSSNLITHSRKHTGFKPFGCDLCGKGFQRKVDLRRHKETQHGLK, from the exons ATGCCTAGGTCTTTCTTGGTAAAGAGCAAAAAAGCACACAGCTACCACCATCCACGGTCTTTAGAGGATGACTACAACAGACTTGATACTATTTTAACTCAAATATGTACAG AAAGCAAAACGTCAGACGAGTTGGAGTGCTGTATGGACACTTTGACAAGCGACACGACCGGCGGATGTTCTCCAGATTCTCACCTGGATCCAGCTGATCTTTCCTCCAAGTCTCCTCTCAGCAGCGGGGAAAGCGGGTGCGACCGCTCGTCAGATTACGAGGACTTTTGGCGACCTCCATCACCATCAGCATCACCCG AGTCAGAAAAATCATTTTCACCCTCCGTTGAGGAAACACAGCCCTTTGCCGTCCCGTTTAGACCTTACGCGTGGAACAGTTACTCTGGATGTGAAATAAGACAGCTGGTGAAGCACACTCTGAACCATCACAACTCTCTGGATTTAGAGCGGCCTACCCCACCAACCTATTACAATGAGCGCGTGGTCGAGCCCTCACTTTTCACTGATCGAGGAACTGTCACGGGCGTTTACAACAGTTATGGCTCCAATGCCACCTTATTCGAACGCTCCACTGGCTCACTTTATGATGACAGCAGCGTATTGGGGAAAGGAGCTGAGATAAAGGCCACCTCCGACGTGATGTGTAGTCGTCTCCTGCTTAATGGCGCAtacaaatgtataaaatgtaGCAAG GTGTTTTCTACACCACATGGCTTGGAAGTTCACGTCCGCAGATCGCATAGTGGTACGAGACCTTTTGCTTGTGACATCTGCGGAAAAACGTTCGGACACGCAGTCAGTCTGGAACAACACAGAGCTGTTCATTCACAG GAAAGAAGTTTTGATTGTAAAATATGCGGGAAAAGTTTCAAAAGATCATCCACGCTGTCCACTCATCTCCTGATACACTCCGACACGCGTCCATACCCTTGTCAGTACTGCGGAAAGAGGTTTCATCAGAAATCAGATATGAAGAAACACACATTCATTCACACAG GGGAGAAGCCACACAAATGTCAGGTGTGTGGGAAAGCTTTCAGCCAGAGCTCCAATCTGATAACCCACAGTCGAAAACACACGGGATTCAAACCGTTTGGATGTGACCTCTGCGGCAAAGGATTCCAGCGCAAGGTCGATTTAAGAAGACACAAGGAAACACAACACGGACTGAAATGA